The window ccaaatctctttccgttccctctaaatttcctgcttctccctttcctgctcctttcccgtcctcggcgccgttgctgtctgcctcgcctcccaGAAGCGTTTGACTCTCGACGACCAGAGAGTTTCCCCcgacttccttcttctctgtcactttccccgtctcctccttctcgttGTCTTCATCCTTTTCACTCTCTCcacccttttccttctcatCCGTAGCGTTGTCTGTATTTGCCGTAGGGAGCAGAGTGCGTGTGCGTTGACTCGAAGCGTCTTCGTTATATTCCTGAGACGAGACGACCAcgacttctctctcctcacctcGACTGCTGGTTTCGACAGCCCCCGGCGAGGTTGCAGAACAAGCTGTCGCGggtgaggcgagagagagaaagttGCTCATGATTTCCCGTTGGCGGCGCAGCTGAAGACTGCGATGCGACTCCGCCTCCTCCATTTCCGCTTGTTCGCGCTCAGTCCTCAGACTCAGGAGAAGAACGTTGAAGCCTCGAAGATCTTCTATGGGACACGCGCTACGGAGCAGGACCGcaggccagagagagaatcgaGGGAACCAGAGGGATCAGGACAGAACGAAGAAGTCACATATCACGAAAGAAGAACACACAGAAAGCTCTAGAGTTGAAAAACAGAGATACCGTGTGACAACGGCGCACCTGAAATGCCTCGTGAGACCATGGACCCACCACAGCAGTCAATTTCACCGACCGGCGGCCCGTGAAACACACCTTCGcggctgtacatacacttcCTACTATTtcaccatatatatatatatatatatatatatatataggaagGACATTCCGCCACCTGACATCTGTATCTTGTCTTCTGAGAGTGGTTTCTTAGAGGACAAAGGCGTGAATGGCATGCACACTGCCGCGACGACCTTACCCTTGGAACTGCGTGAACCAGAGGGCGGCAAGTTCTCTGAAGACGTCCGCCTGGTCCTGTACGGCTGCCGGCGTCTTTCCGTCCGTGCGGCTCCTCCCTTctgctcgcgtctctctcccttgttcccCTGGAGgttgtgtctccgctgccgtTGAGCCTCCTTCCACGCACCAGTCGCCGGAAGCCGAAGGGACAGGGACGTTTAGACACTCCACCCGCGCCGCCACGCTCGCGGGGAGAGACTCCGAACAGAGGCGGTACCCCGCGAGGACATCGCAGACTCCCGCGCCAAGAAATTTTTCAGTTTCCACCGGAACGCCGGCGCGCCTGTGATAAATCTGTAAAGACAGCCGCAGGCAACTCTGCTTTTGGCGCATTCACATCTCAAAAAGGCATCGCCGCGAAACACTCGCGTTACACAGAGATTCAGAAACCACCGGGGGAAATGTCGAGCTCAGCAGAGCGGCTGCGACTCACAGACACAACCatggagggaaaagaagctTCTCAAGCACTCTTCATGAACGTGCACATACGCACGTGTACATAGAGAGAGTGTGTTCATATACAGAGGTATGTGCATTCGCTTTGAAGTGGGACGTGCAGCTCGCCTGTCTGTCCACAGGAATCgatatccacatatatatatatatgaacatTCATGCgcaggtatatatatatatatatatatatgtacccTATCGTAGAAATATGAGCCTGCCCATGCATTGTGCGGTGTGAGGTTTCTATGCGTGTGCAGTTACCTTTAAACCCAGGCGCGGAGCAACAAgtcgatgcatgcggagCCTTGTGTGCGCTTCGCCGGCGAGCTGTCTGAGCAGATCCACGacgtccttctcctcgtgCAGTCGAATGCCCCAGTTGACGCTGATGGTCAAACTGCGCGAGCTGGGAACCGCCGTCGCACCTGcttcgagtgtctcttcgccagagaaagaagacggcgacaccaagaaggaagacgtgCTCGATGTGGAAACCCCCAGAGCGGGCGACACAGCAGAGGCCAGGGccggagaggcagcgacggTAACGGAAGATCCAGCCTCTCCTGATGCTTGGCCCGACGATCGAGAGTCGTCGGTCATGAGGGACGacgacagcggagacaggctgcAGGGGCGGAGCCCGGCTTTGTCCGAAGAAACTCGCAAgttggaggaagaagaagaagagtgaGTCAGGACAGAAGGGCAGAAGGGGGGAAGTGGACGAGGGTCAAAGCCATGCGCCATCCACCAAACCATAGCGCCACGTTTCCTTcctggagaaaagagggaaacgaaaatcCGCAACGGGAGAAACCGCCACTTCCCTCAACTCTGAAATTCCTCCAAAGACTTGAAggtacatgtatacatatatatatatatataataaTCGGTAGATATATGGATAGCTAGAAAGCAATCAGTAGGTGAATGCACTTGATACGAGGTGAAACACATGGTGATCGTGTGGATCTAATCATGATTGCTGACGCAAAGATCTCAACACTACGtctatacagagagagaagaaaggtgaGTCCAACTCGCGAAAACGCTTGAGCCTGCGAGACGCCTGCCGTGCAAATGGGTTGAGGTAACAGGACATCGCGATGTGGCAACATCGATTTCACCGAGCTGCGCCTACCGAGAAGAttctgaagaagacgcagactGTGCATTCCCTTCTCCACGACGTGGCCGCAGTTCCGCAAGTGCCCCGCGTGCTCCACCTTGTCTCCCAGAACGCTCCCCACTCCAGGTAGCCTGCGAAGAGGCACGTGTTCCATGAAAGACAAAAGCGAGCTCTCGTGGGACTGAATCACGCAAACGCCATCAGCTTCCAAAGTTACTGGGCCTCGCGAAAAAGAtaaaaacgaggaagaagaggacgaagcggaagaagaagaagaaaaaaaagacggagaagatggaCAGACGGTTTGCGGAGAAGTTGCCTTAGGTTTGGCTTGAAGACCAGCGAGTTTGGCAGCGAGCAAATTCGGGCCAGCGCCCACGGAGACCCAACACCTTGTTCTCTCGAAAATGGTTTGGCGGAGTTGGGTGCATGCGTGGAGAAcgactctctctgcttctctgtcggGCGCGCATCCTGGGGCAAGTCCCGgcgtctgcgcgtctctctctccgtcctcttttggagagagaagaagctggacGTAGGTCTGTCGGGGAGCAACAGAACGAAAAGGATACGAGCGCGCGTGCAACAGAATACACGTCTCTCGTGCAGCAGGTCAGCCGAGACGTCGAACTAGCCAAAGGAAATTGATACATGCGTTTTAAGCGTGAAGATGGACGTCCTCCAAGAGCACGCACCATTGTCGATACGCAAATCCGTAAcctcttctgtgtcgcctgGCCTCTTCTGACCTGTGTGGTTTCTCCGTTTGGGATaatcttctcttcgtctctgtctcttctttcctcgcctcacGACACCAGAACTCCGTAGGAGTTTCCCCCGTTCACCtatttttcttttccctcagttttcccttttcttcgggGTATCAACGGTGAACATCAATGGCTGTCCCGATGTCACTGCATCGCACGAGCAGCGGAGACTCCCTCagtttcgtctcttcgctgctgctctgttttcgtcctcctgcttttttcctctcctctccaccaCAGCGAAGATCGAGTCGCTCCGCCTTCAAGCCTACCTCGTCGCACGACACTGGGAGAATCCGACGGGATATCTGGagcacgcatgcaaagagtCCTTCGCTAGCTTCTTCGATGCCGTCAAAGTCGTAAGGCAGTGCAATCAGGCCCGGACACCGTTCCCTCGCTTCGCCCAGCCACTGCCCCTTGAACACACCGCTAGCTCGCGCGACGTAGTTACAGCTCGCGACCTCGCTTGTCGACGATGCAACCTTCCCTATTCCCGACCCGCGGCTATGGGCTACAGCAACCTACAaaacagaaggagagacaggggacgacGAGAACCTCTGGAAGGCCGTGAATCAAGTTCGTTTACAGTACGTACGTTGAGGGTGACAACGCGAGCGACTACAAATcacaagaagagaggacaggcGTGGCCGCAAAAGGGGGACACTTCTACGGCTGTCTTCCCAGTGTGTCGTGTCCAGACACCCCAGAGTGGAATTGACGCTCGAGCGCGCTCGAGACactgcgagagagcggggcacaagacggagacaagaggGGTTTCCGAATTCAAGAAGAGAGATCCACGGTTCCATGACCTCCAgtgtccctctctgctcgcgATTTCAGTCCCTTCCCCTCGGCCCCTAACAGGCATCATCCCGCGAACCCTCTCTGTTCCGCACGGCTGCACACGCAGCTCGTCTCTggtgcctttcttttcccgcaACTGCGGTCGCTCCGTCTATTTTCCTGCCGTGCTCTGTTtgagtctctctctgtccttcctgcACTACATCCTCGGCCTTACTGGAAAGTCCTTCAAGTGGGGTCTCTTCTTGAGAGCGACAgcaacgaagaaggcgtcgaagTCGACGTGGACGATCCATCGCAAATGAGGTTTACAATCACCTTCTCGCTtattctctctcgctcgttcatcttcttcctctccacgagctctttctcccccgctctcgtccttctttgTCTCATCTCCTGGCgacctctccttcgctcccccgcgcctcttcgttGCGGCCTGTCCACGCGGAAAGCGGGAAGGTGACCCCTtcggcgcgagaaaaagcctCTCGAGCATTCCTCCAGAAAACGCACGAgacaaggaaggagaagaagaggaagaaagtgaaGGAGATGCCGGAAAAGCTGCGGCTGCTTCGGCCGATACTGCTACATCCAAGTGTGCCGGGGGCGTACAGAGCAGAGGCAGTGCAAAGGGTAGGAGCACGCCTGGACGCGCCCTAGGGTCCTCTAGTCgaaacaaagaagaagaagaagaagaagaagaagaagaagaagaagaagaagaagaagaagaggcgggagtGTCACTCTGTTGCTGGTCTCGGCACTCCTTGCTCAAAATCGTCGCCAGCGTATTCATGCATCGCGTTCTCCATCTCCCGATGAAATGGAGACGCGAATTTtcgaagaacgaggagacaaacgaaGGATGCTGAGGACTCAGAATCCGCGGtggcctctccgtcgccgccgcagaGGCGGCTCCGTCTGGCCGTGGTCGAGAAAGAGGTGAAACAAGAGACACTGCAGTCTCCCTTCTGCGGTCTGGTCTCTCTGAACGCTTGGGGCTCTCCTTGGAGGAAGTCCttgcaggagacgccgccccCCTCTCACCGGCTAGAAGCgatgaagaaacagaagacgaaggaaatgGAGACAAATGGGAGGCAAAGACAGTACCTGGAGGACGCCACGAGGCTGACGAGGAACAAGCAGTGAGGGATGTGGCATCCGTTAAAAAACCTCCGTTGAAACGCTTCGCGACGACGTTCTCTGTCAGACCAGAGTAAGGGGAGGCAAACTGCGAtgcagcagaggaagaggaagatgacggagagcaagaaggaatggaagaaaaggaagactgGGAACGGCGTGAAAAGAGGGGgtcagagaaagaggaagtgACAACGGCCCTGCTACCGGCGCTGACGCTCGTAGCTGACCATGGAGACATTCCCACCCTCTGCTGTCCAGTTGGTGACTGTAGCTCCACCATGTCTGAATCTCCtgctccgtcgctctcttcaccctctccttcgtcctgTTCTTCCGTGTGTCGatcgtctcgccctctcaTTTCCGTCACATCCTCCACGTCGTCTATGCAGACAATGGAAACTCGTGCATCGAAACCGAAAGCGCTTTCAAGGTGCTTTGTTTTCGCATCCCtggttccttcttcctctcctccccgaTCTCCTTTATCTTCTGCTCTGTCGCCAGCACCTCGTTTTGCAGTACCTGGCGCATCTTCATCTGCGTCGGCACTCGGCCGAGTCGCGTCGAGTAAACGCGGCGATTTGGCTGGTattcctgtctctccatcgcCCGTGCGACAGGCATAGAAGGAGTCAATCGATTTACTGGCGTAGCGTCGTCTCGTCTGCAGCTCTGCGGGTCGGAACTCGGAGGCTGGTAGAAGCTTGCCTCTGTTGATACACTCAAACACCCACTTTACAGTCACGACCACGTactttctgccttctcctccttgCTCGCTGAAGAAATgcagcggaaaaagaaatcCAGTCACTAACAAGACATTTTCACGATGTGACACTACGGTGAAGACAATGAGAGGGCTGGACGAAGGGATGACGGCgacggaagggagaagaaaggtgaaCGAAAGAAAGCTTAAAGAGGGCTGCCAATACGCAGCAAACTGCGGCGCAGAAAATGCATACGCTGGGTCCTTGAAGGGGAAGTTTTGGGagtttctccgtctctccctaaagacatgcatgcattttctATCCCGCTCTGATTTTACGGTGACTGTTTGGTCATCGGGTTTCAGCTCTACGTATGTCATGAGTGGGTGTAAGTTCACACGCCGACCAATTTGGCGCGTCTGCTTGTGGGAGAAAACTGAGAGGCTTTGAGAAGGAGCTGGACAGAAAACGAGTGTACAGCCTcattcgtctcttccttttcttcctctctctatACTCATGTGTGCACTGACGTGTATTTACATATGGGGTTGTACTGGCAGTTTGTGGAGATATCCTTCTATGGATTAGTCTGCACGTGTGTGTCTACGAGACGATCCCCCCTTCTGCaagcggagcgagagaaaaatgTTGAGAGCTTaccgcaggcgccgccacCTCTGGTTTCCCATCGCGACTGTCTCTGCAATGATGTGCGTGCATCCCTTGCCAGGCAGCATGCATATGCGTCCTcccagaagaagcagaagctTTTTGAAGCAAATGTCGTCCATCCCCAGAGTGTCTCCGTCAACATAGAACACACAGTTCTTGAAAAGGAACGAATTGAGAAGGCTGCGCGCTTCCGGGCTCTCGTTCAAAAGTAACTCGCGCACCCGGCGAGCGTAGCGGCTCTCCTCATacgctgtatgtacaccggaaCATGAGGCGGAGGATGGGCATATGTGGAGACCAGGAATAAAGCCGGGGGGAGACTTGCCTAGTTGTCGCAGCTCCTTTCCAGGGGTTGGAATCAAGGACAAGCATTCTCCTGTGTtgggcggagacgccgcagaggTCGATGCAACGCAAGCGTGAGAATCCCAAGAAGAAATCACGGCTGAACCGCCGTCCACTACCgtgtcgtttttctcgcgttttcgaggTCCCTCTGTGCCACTACTCGGCTCGTGTTCCCTCCCTTGTCTTCGTGATGGAGCATGTTTTAATTCATCAGAAGGAGTcgcatcttcttcgccaAGTGACTGTGGATGCTGCCGCAGCGAGTTTTGCATCTGCTGGTGCATCTTTTGGTTTTTATGGCGGAAATACTCCCCGTACGAGTTCCATTTCCCGCCGCCGAAAAAGCCGTGGCCTCGCCCCATTCTGGAAAGTGAAACGAAGTCAAATCCATGGtcagacagaaaaggcgaggttccccaggagagacgcgttgGTCGCGCAccacgaaaaaacggaatCCAGCAGCACACACAGCCGCGAAATCGAGAGATGCGGGCAGCGGAAAGACAATGACGCTGATACAGTGTGTACCGAACAACGTGTAGGTGATGAGAAAAATTAGCGGACCGAGAAAGGGGGTCGAGGGACGAAATTCATGGTCGTCAAGAGAAAGTGAAACTAGGAAGACAAGCGATGCGTATCGAAAAGTCTCGAGACTTCGACTGGTCACCTTCCCTCGCGTCAAGGAAAGGAGTGTATTGAACGCCGGATCatctcgctcctcgtcctttTAGCCACCTCGCTACTCGAAATTCCGCTATATCTTCACAAATGCAATGGAAAGACGCAACGCTGATGGATTCAGTATTGCCTCTACAGAATCGGGGAAAGTCCACGCTGGCACACCCACTATCTGAAAATGAGCAAGGCACACGTGCAGCTAGCGATCTGGGTTTGAGAGGTCTCTGAAAGGTCatttcgccgtcttcgttctTCAACTCCAGGGGCGAGTCCTATGCTAGCTTCTTACCGATACAGGGCTTATCTGTGTTTAGGTCTGCTGTGTCGAACTGTTCCCGCAACTTGCGCAGTGAAGAAGTTGTGCTTTCAGCCCCCGGGAGCTGCGTTCCGACCTACCCCCCTAGCATCGTTTTGCCAGTCATCCTACCGGAACATGAAATCCAAATAGGTATAATTCCAGCATACACTGTGCCTCGAAgtatgcatgcgtggacAGTTGAAACCTGGCCGTGTGTAGCTTCTAGACACAAGTACAAGAAAGTGTGTCCGACACCGAATCGACTTCTGTTGAACGGCCGGAACTGCTTGTTCCGCGTCTACGTTTTTTTAGCCGTTTCTTGGGTTTTTCTAAAAGCAGGTTTTCTGTTGCATTCCACTGCCACAATATACCACGGCAGTGAAAGAATAAAGCTTATCTCTGAGTCATCGATGCAGGGCAGAGTGGGAGAGTCGGACAAGTGTAGCTATCGCCCGCTCACTCACGGGACGGTTTCCGTTCGAAAAATTGTGCCATCCATACTTTGCAAGAATCGGAAGGAACCGATGGAGGACGCTTCCAATTGTAGGGAAATAGGGTAGCGGTGTTGATTTGGAGGAAGTCAAAAGCGTAAACGGCACAACTTCCGTGGCGGAAACCCCGCTTGAAACTATTTGTCAATTGGAGAGAAACTGCTTCTTTACCGCTATATGCTGACTATACGCTGTACTGTTCGTTGTAGCTTAGCCGGGGCGCCCTAGTGTTTGCCCTCAGCGTGCGCCGTTGTTTCTTGTTTGTCCTGAGAAGTTTCAACCACACGTCTCGCGGGTAGTTCAGACCACATCCGCTGGGGCTGCCAGTAAACGTTTTTCGCCAACATGTTTCGACTGAAAGGCAAAATGATAAGTAGGTCACTTGCTGCTTTAATGCATGAATTCTCAAGCTCGAAGGATGCGAAGAAAATCTTCTTCGGTCACGACCCCCTTGTTGTGTGAGTGTGAAGCGTGGTTGAGCATCTCTCGCAACTCTTCGTCTGTGAGCTTCTCTCCTAGTTCAACTGCCaccttcttcatctctttCCACCCAATGACGCCCGTGGGTCCGGCTAACATGCGGAAGCCTGCGGAACAGCACCGGTaacgcggaaagaaaaaataAGTCTCCATCGGATGCagactctgtctctttctacTGTTCCCAAGCAATAGAGAAATCCAGCTCTTCCTGTCCTGGCGACAAGTGGATACGAGATCAGGCCCTGTCAGAAGTGCTGCTGGCAGACTTGCGCATGAACTGGTGGGGGATCTGAGGGTGAGGAATAGAGTTGTTCATCGCATTTTGGCAAAGCGGTATCTCGACTCTATGACAAGACGAAAGTCTGCATGCCGATGTTCTGGGGAAGATGCAGAAAGTGTGCGGCGGTGGCACAAACGAGGCGCAGCCTTGAATCCATGCAGTCGTGTTCGCTACAACTCTATACTTCGTAGCATTCACCGGCCGAGCTCCAGGACCCCATGTCAATTCCTTGCCTCGAGATATCTGCTCCCTGGTCGGCTTCTCGTTGATTTTGATTGTGAGAATCTCCTGAAACTCGTTGAAGTCCAACTGGCCCAGGGAAGTCGTTGTGGTTTGCGGCACTGTCgcagctgtacatacacagcATGGAATGACACACGTGCAGTCCGGCACGACTGCAGCTTCCGGATACCGAAATACGGATTCATCGCCGCAATTAAAGACAGAGGTAGCCACCTTAAAGGCACTGCACATTCTGTGTGAGCAAGATTTGCCATGGGAATGTTTTCATCTCACAACGGCACGAACTGACCAACGCGAACGCTTGGTGGTACACTTACAGGCTGCTACAGCGGCCGCTGCTACATTTGGGTTGTTGGAGGATATCATTTTGACGACGTCTGGTCCACGTCGCTTCTTTTCGATCTCGTTTAGCAACTTCTTCATTTCCTCCTTGGTGGGCTCGAACCCGAGTGCGCGTAAAGCAACCTTCAACTCTTTCGCATCAATGCTGCCTGTTCCATCCGTGTCGAACAGATCAAATGCCTCTTTGATATCTTTCCGTTGCTCTTCAGTGAGTTCCACGCGGGCAGCTCTCCTACTCTTTGATCCAGTTCCACCTCGGCTGCGGCCTCTGCCTTTCGCCCCTGTCTCGTCGCCACCCCCAGGAGCCCCTCCAACCGCAGAGGGACTGTTTCCGCCGCCTCCCatcggagaagaggcggctgGTCCACCTCCTCCGTGTGAGGTGCTGCCTGTGGCGCCGACAGTGGCCATCCTGTCCAACCTCGATCAGCAGCGGTGATTCAGAGTGTTCAGttggaagacgagaaggaacgcAGGAGCCAGGGAGGACACAGTCCTCAAACGTATGCCCCGGCCACGAAGAGAGTCACTCACAGTCCCCCGAGACGATCAGAGGAACTGGTTCAAGACCTGACAAGACCCTGAGTCCCGTTCTCGACAATCGAGCGGTTTGAAAAGCTGCAGGGGTCTGCACTCGGGGACAGGGACGCTGGCACTAGTGTAGACTTCAACGGCCCTATTTGTTCTGAGAACAGAGATCCGTCACGcattccttcctcctctctaGTGAACCTGCCGAACATGTAATGTGCGACTTTCACTGCTTCTCACCTAGCGACAAAAAAAAGATTCGCTTGTCGAGACGGACGTTCCGGCAAGCAAGAACCGATGGCACCCTTCCCATGGGCATTGACTCGAGAGCATGGAGAGAGGGGCAGGGATCGATGCGATCAGCGCAACAACagggagtggagagagaggagagtaAGAGCCAAAGAAATTGAACGGGCAAAGCGTTCGTCAAACAGAACGAAAGTGGAACACGGAAGCGCACGGCCTTTCTGCCCAGTTGCGGAGACAAGTCAAGAAAGAAAGTTGTTTCTGTTGACTCACTCTAGTGAGAAGTGGAAGCTGAAGGGTCAAGGCCCTGTGAAAATTTGAGTAGTCTGGAAGGTACCCGAGGAATCGTGTGTTGCTCTAATTGTTTTGTAGCTGCGCTGGAACACAGTGATCTTGTGCTCTTCCGCTATGTGGTCTGCCGACGGAACGCAGAAATCTCCTCACCGTTCTGCTTGCTTCCAAAACAGGCTTTCTCACGTCTCCTCTACTTTCTCCCAAACGGCATACACGCGGAGGACGGCGAGCACTTTTCCGCTGTGGGGCAGCTGGAGGATGCGTCCTTCCGTAGTGTTCTCTTGTGTCCTGCCATGATATTTCATTTTgtcctcttctgttcctgacccttcttctctttgatAAAAACATCCTGAAAGACTAGTAAAATTAAAGCCATCGTACTACGAAAAGCAGCACTAGAAGAGCCGCAAATCGTTCCCTTACAAACAACTGTatgcgagaggaaaaggccaTTGCGTCTCGGACGATACGTGTCAACTTGCACGGCACGGAACAGTCAGCTTTTGTGCTGGTCTCAGAAGCGTCCGCTGTGTATCATATacgcggctctctctctttcacaTCAAATCCGAAGGTGCAATTCATGCTCC is drawn from Neospora caninum Liverpool complete genome, chromosome X and contains these coding sequences:
- a CDS encoding ImpB/MucB/SamB family protein, related is translated as MGRGHGFFGGGKWNSYGEYFRHKNQKMHQQMQNSLRQHPQSLGEEDATPSDELKHAPSRRQGREHEPSSGTEGPRKREKNDTVVDGGSAVISSWDSHACVASTSAASPPNTGECLSLIPTPGKELRQLGKSPPGFIPGLHICPSSASCSGVHTAYEESRYARRVRELLLNESPEARSLLNSFLFKNCVFYVDGDTLGMDDICFKKLLLLLGGRICMLPGKGCTHIIAETVAMGNQRWRRLREQGGEGRKYVVVTVKWVFECINRGKLLPASEFRPAELQTRRRYASKSIDSFYACRTGDGETGIPAKSPRLLDATRPSADADEDAPDGAASAAATERPPRILSPQHPSFVSSFFENSRLHFIGRWRTRCMNTLATILSKECRDQQQSDTPASSSSSSSSSSSSSSSSSSLFRLEDPRARPGVLLPFALPLLCTPPAHLDVAVSAEAAAAFPASPSLSSSSSPSLSRAFSGGMLERLFLAPKGSPSRFPRGQAATKRRGGAKERSPGDETKKDESGGERARGEEEDERARENKREGDCKPHLRWIVHVDFDAFFVAVALKKRPHLKDFPVAVAHSRGSGIGKVASSTSEVASCNYVARASGVFKGQWLGEARERCPGLIALPYDFDGIEEASEGLFACVLQISRRILPVSCDESHESSLLSFMEHVPLRRLPGVGSVLGDKVEHAGHLRNCGHVVEKGMHSLRLLQNLLGRKRGAMVWWMAHGFDPRPLPPFCPSVLTHSSSSSSNLRVSSDKAGLRPCSLSPLSSSLMTDDSRSSGQASGEAGSSVTVAASPALASAVSPALGVSTSSTSSFLVSPSSFSGEETLEAGATAVPSSRSLTISVNWGIRLHEEKDVVDLLRQLAGEAHTRLRMHRLVAPRLGLKIYHRRAGVPVETEKFLGAGVCDVLAGYRLCSESLPASVAARVECLNVPVPSASGDWCVEGGSTAAETQPPGEQGRETRAEGRSRTDGKTPAAVQDQADVFRELAALWFTQFQGACPIEDLRGFNVLLLSLRTEREQAEMEEAESHRSLQLRRQREIMSNFLSLASPATACSATSPGAVETSSRGEEREVVVVSSQEYNEDASSQRTRTLLPTANTDNATDEKEKGGESEKDEDNEKEETGKVTEKKEVGGNSLVVESQTLLGGEADSNGAEDGKGAGKGEAGNLEGTERDLEREETEARTKRTRRSQCGQDAPRGESESQNSPAFLEPKIMSPLPRSRPEDPGRSEPIRGGTSETQEGRNAARTGFLSRDKEGGRRTPSKSPASLVRATRREKKRGREDGKQQLLPPLLTDQAEGGRERRKRTSVVFREVISLLNDEESQEGPGNSDPVPSRSPHSEGRDPAFGAQGNGDTFWRPTGTRHQAQGSDGNAVCSTLDSDSEDESPEGECGKSGQEGDRREGVGRRPASVSKTSIAPREHESDGRESEEGSYEGDREHRVDSPVVPKQVIELGDEGEARGEERGAEGAGGECTAEMEPEEGEVFLSAREEMEVEALPRQENADQKASGGDRLEGRRASRPASPPLAIGKAAGSHLSSTPRTALSISSPSAPRLGPVPSSPQTFRSSTSLPRQVPSSTMPVPSPASSSPRRRERSRPRVGRREGDERRHSAASLVLRDSLHAITELWRESDGLQRASPLASGPTKLALSRVAAQVLVVGFLRAALFAASACATAGETRRSDKGQGQRPSGGLERDGLDESRSEKKDREGKQPERVIILDQVTADRSPTPSCPLSHPFSSSASVSSPSARVPSLSSSADLRWRSAFLRGFDRGIAEARSFCLSSAAPGSGVSLAFLSRAVHRRARRAVSLALASREAARQMRAFDERGRSSREAVGGAQTLSQAEVGKCAAGEQEGGNGAEEGDGTCGEGDIDGPENREGGREEKEEDGAENREAERRERVRAGAEQGGRVRDAGSESETGTLSGEEDEEGDRLEWAMSRELLAFLGGERRNQPERDLSTERREREDEEHAQEFESPWEETIQSPHDSPAHQRSPDTEAGQHGAKEKEFAALEQERECELMGLAQVLPSRVKLLFNFNLC
- a CDS encoding Calmodulin long form, related gives rise to the protein MATVGATGSTSHGGGGPAASSPMGGGGNSPSAVGGAPGGGDETGAKGRGRSRGGTGSKSRRAARVELTEEQRKDIKEAFDLFDTDGTGSIDAKELKVALRALGFEPTKEEMKKLLNEIEKKRRGPDVVKMISSNNPNVAAAAVAACFRMLAGPTGVIGWKEMKKVAVELGEKLTDEELREMLNHASHSHNKGVVTEEDFLRILRA